The following proteins come from a genomic window of Microbacterium sp. JZ31:
- a CDS encoding F0F1 ATP synthase subunit epsilon — translation MGLQVTLVSAEEEVWTGEASLVVAKTIEGEIGFMQGHEPMLAILAEGQVRITEPSGNKVIADARDGFVSMENNRLTVVAGNAALSS, via the coding sequence ATGGGTCTGCAGGTCACCCTGGTCTCCGCCGAGGAGGAGGTCTGGACGGGCGAGGCGAGCCTCGTGGTCGCCAAGACCATCGAGGGTGAGATCGGCTTCATGCAGGGTCACGAGCCCATGCTCGCCATCCTCGCCGAGGGCCAGGTCCGCATCACCGAGCCCTCGGGCAACAAGGTCATCGCGGACGCGCGCGACGGCTTCGTGTCGATGGAGAACAACCGCCTCACGGTCGTCGCGGGCAACGCGGCGCTGAGCTCCTGA
- the atpD gene encoding F0F1 ATP synthase subunit beta yields the protein MTVIETAVVGRVARVTGPVVDIEFPHDAIPEVYNALKTTIVMGEEATEITLEVAQHLGDDMVRAISLKPTDGMVRGQEVRDTGAPISVPVGDVTKGKVFNVTGEVLNLPSGEAIEVTERWPIHRKAPNFDQLESKTTMFETGIKVIDLLTPYVQGGKIGLFGGAGVGKTVLIQEMIQRVAQDHGGVSVFAGVGERTREGNDLIHEMEEAGVFDKTALVFGQMDEPPGTRLRVALSALTMAEYFRDVQKQDVLLFIDNIFRFTQAGSEVSTLLGRMPSAVGYQPNLADEMGVLQERITSTRGHSITSLQAIYVPADDYTDPAPATTFAHLDATTELSREIASKGLYPAVDPLTSTSRILDPRYIGEDHYRVATSVKQILQKNKELQEIIAILGVDELSEEDKIVVARARRIQQFLSQNTYMAKKFTGVEGSTVPIKETIESFDAIVKGDFDHVAEQAFFNVGGIGDVEANWARIQKENS from the coding sequence ATGACTGTCATCGAGACCGCGGTCGTCGGTCGGGTCGCCCGCGTGACGGGTCCCGTCGTCGACATCGAGTTCCCGCACGACGCGATCCCCGAGGTCTACAACGCGCTCAAGACGACAATCGTCATGGGCGAGGAGGCCACCGAGATCACGCTCGAGGTCGCGCAGCACCTCGGCGACGACATGGTGCGCGCCATCTCGCTGAAGCCGACGGACGGCATGGTCCGCGGCCAGGAGGTGCGCGACACCGGCGCCCCCATCTCGGTGCCGGTCGGCGACGTGACCAAGGGCAAGGTCTTCAACGTCACCGGCGAGGTGCTGAACCTCCCGAGCGGCGAGGCCATCGAGGTCACCGAGCGCTGGCCCATCCACCGCAAGGCGCCGAACTTCGACCAGCTCGAGTCGAAGACCACGATGTTCGAGACGGGCATCAAGGTGATCGACCTGCTCACCCCGTACGTGCAGGGTGGAAAGATCGGCCTCTTCGGCGGTGCGGGCGTCGGCAAGACCGTCCTCATCCAGGAGATGATCCAGCGCGTCGCGCAGGACCACGGTGGTGTGTCGGTGTTCGCCGGCGTCGGCGAGCGCACGCGTGAGGGCAACGACCTGATCCACGAGATGGAGGAGGCGGGCGTCTTCGACAAGACCGCGCTCGTCTTCGGTCAGATGGACGAGCCGCCGGGGACGCGTCTGCGCGTCGCGCTGTCGGCCCTGACGATGGCCGAGTACTTCCGCGACGTGCAGAAGCAGGACGTGCTGCTGTTCATCGACAACATCTTCCGCTTCACGCAGGCGGGCTCCGAGGTGTCGACCCTGCTGGGCCGCATGCCCTCCGCCGTGGGCTACCAGCCGAACCTCGCGGACGAGATGGGCGTGCTCCAGGAGCGCATCACCTCGACGCGCGGCCACTCGATCACCTCGCTGCAGGCGATCTACGTGCCGGCCGACGACTACACCGACCCGGCGCCGGCGACCACGTTCGCGCACCTCGACGCCACGACGGAGCTCTCGCGTGAGATCGCGTCGAAGGGTCTGTACCCGGCCGTCGACCCGCTGACGTCGACCAGCCGCATCCTCGACCCGCGCTACATCGGCGAGGACCACTACCGCGTGGCCACCTCCGTGAAGCAGATCCTGCAGAAGAACAAGGAGCTGCAGGAGATCATCGCGATCCTCGGTGTCGACGAGCTGTCGGAAGAGGACAAGATCGTCGTCGCCCGCGCGCGCCGCATCCAGCAGTTCCTCTCGCAGAACACCTACATGGCGAAGAAGTTCACGGGTGTCGAGGGTTCGACCGTTCCGATCAAGGAGACGATCGAGTCGTTCGACGCGATCGTGAAGGGCGACTTCGACCACGTGGCCGAGCAGGCGTTCTTCAACGTGGGCGGCATCGGCGACGTCGAGGCGAACTGGGCACGCATTCAGAAGGAGAACAGCTGA